One genomic region from Listeria monocytogenes encodes:
- a CDS encoding glycerophosphoryl diester phosphodiesterase membrane domain-containing protein: MKDLKDSFKVLYQFKTDYLKVTLLLTILQAFVIGPFIYYFFFFILRVIGVPGITDANLGEVFSSPVAIIMLLILALLILLFVYYELGFFIMMAIYQLRGESYTFFKIIQRLNVKAKYFLSYQAIYFLLYFFLLLPIAGLSLPITITENLYLPHFITDELMKTTTGTWLYVIAIAIIFYISARLVFALPYFIEDKSLKISGAIRKSWKYPQKHLFFMLLKWVLIIVAIGFLVSIIATIIMLPLLLVEKITPGIAVVIAGITLTILQVIGFFSAGIFQGIIAQLLVKNAFAIKEQPALVTRSQFPHKKRFIIVAIIIFIIFSSFNIYTVNATLYEPNTKIIAHRGDTMNAVENTVEAIESAAEAGADYSEIDIQETKDHQFVVFHDMTLRRLAGSSKRVADMTLKELQQTKVRSGDYSSHIASFDEIIKIAKKNKIDLLVEVKLHGGESSDMVERLVTLLKKEKVTDKYLVQSLDQPVIEKIEQADPTLETGIILALNIGNLPKTSADFIVLEDFSINKRLLTQAKQNNKMVFVWTVNKEKLMQMYLRKNIDGIITNYPKKAIELRESFNENDSLRSRIENRLGF; the protein is encoded by the coding sequence ATGAAAGATTTAAAAGACAGTTTTAAAGTATTGTATCAGTTTAAGACAGATTATCTCAAAGTAACTTTATTATTAACAATCTTGCAGGCATTTGTGATTGGACCATTTATCTATTATTTCTTTTTCTTTATTCTCCGAGTTATCGGAGTGCCAGGGATTACAGACGCCAATCTGGGAGAAGTTTTTTCGAGTCCTGTTGCCATTATTATGCTGCTGATTTTAGCTTTACTCATTTTATTATTTGTATATTATGAACTGGGTTTCTTTATAATGATGGCAATTTATCAATTGCGGGGAGAAAGCTATACCTTTTTCAAAATCATACAAAGGCTCAATGTAAAAGCAAAATACTTTCTTAGTTATCAAGCAATTTATTTTCTGCTATATTTCTTTTTACTTTTGCCAATTGCAGGATTATCTTTACCAATTACGATAACAGAAAACCTCTATTTACCGCATTTTATTACAGATGAACTAATGAAAACGACGACGGGAACGTGGCTGTATGTTATTGCAATTGCGATTATTTTCTATATTAGCGCTAGACTTGTGTTTGCTTTGCCATATTTCATTGAAGACAAATCACTAAAAATAAGTGGAGCTATCCGAAAAAGTTGGAAATACCCGCAAAAGCACTTATTTTTCATGTTACTAAAATGGGTTTTAATAATTGTTGCGATTGGCTTTTTAGTATCGATTATCGCGACGATTATTATGTTGCCACTTCTCTTGGTAGAAAAAATAACTCCAGGAATTGCGGTGGTTATAGCTGGTATTACTTTAACCATACTGCAAGTGATAGGTTTCTTTTCCGCTGGAATTTTTCAAGGAATCATTGCGCAATTATTAGTGAAGAATGCCTTTGCTATAAAAGAACAACCAGCTCTTGTGACGCGCAGCCAGTTCCCGCATAAAAAGAGATTTATTATTGTAGCAATAATCATTTTCATTATTTTTAGTAGTTTTAATATTTATACCGTGAATGCAACTTTATATGAACCTAATACGAAAATAATTGCCCATCGAGGTGATACAATGAATGCTGTTGAAAATACAGTGGAAGCCATTGAATCAGCTGCAGAGGCCGGGGCAGATTACAGCGAAATTGACATTCAAGAAACCAAAGATCATCAGTTTGTTGTTTTCCATGATATGACGCTGAGAAGACTTGCTGGCAGTTCTAAGAGAGTAGCAGATATGACTTTAAAAGAGTTGCAGCAAACTAAAGTAAGGAGTGGCGACTATTCATCTCATATAGCTTCTTTCGATGAAATTATCAAGATAGCGAAAAAGAATAAGATAGATTTACTCGTGGAAGTGAAGTTACACGGCGGGGAATCGAGCGATATGGTAGAACGACTTGTCACATTGTTAAAGAAAGAAAAAGTAACTGATAAATATTTAGTCCAATCGTTGGACCAACCAGTTATCGAAAAAATAGAACAAGCCGACCCTACACTTGAAACGGGCATCATATTAGCGCTTAATATTGGAAACTTACCAAAAACATCTGCTGATTTTATTGTTTTAGAAGATTTTTCCATCAATAAACGATTACTTACACAAGCCAAACAAAATAATAAAATGGTGTTTGTTTGGACGGTAAATAAAGAAAAACTAATGCAAATGTATTTGCGGAAGAATATAGATGGAATCATTACCAATTATCCTAAAAAGGCGATAGAACTTAGGGAATCTTTTAATGAAAATGATTCTTTGCGAAGTCGTATTGAGAATAGGTTAGGATTTTAA
- a CDS encoding DUF5067 domain-containing protein produces the protein MKKLKSILLLMGIITFALALTACGGTEDKASTEKTETAKAETKKKSNPNELGDYKVEILSSEVVKDFEGNNAIAIKTKFTNNSKENISFMVAIDQQAFQNGTQLETTVSADASMGGSEKDVQPGGTLEVTELYKLQDTQNTVDIEATELISFSKNSVKKSFELK, from the coding sequence ATGAAAAAATTGAAAAGCATTTTATTATTAATGGGGATTATTACTTTTGCCCTAGCATTAACTGCATGTGGTGGGACAGAAGATAAAGCAAGTACAGAAAAAACAGAAACAGCTAAAGCGGAGACGAAAAAGAAATCAAATCCAAATGAACTTGGAGATTATAAAGTAGAAATTCTTAGTTCAGAAGTAGTTAAGGATTTTGAAGGTAACAATGCCATCGCAATTAAAACTAAATTCACAAATAACAGCAAAGAAAACATTTCTTTTATGGTAGCTATTGATCAACAAGCTTTTCAAAATGGCACTCAGTTAGAAACAACAGTATCAGCTGATGCTAGTATGGGCGGCTCTGAAAAAGACGTACAACCTGGTGGAACTTTAGAAGTGACTGAGCTTTATAAACTACAAGATACACAAAACACAGTCGATATAGAAGCAACAGAATTAATTAGCTTTAGCAAAAACTCTGTTAAAAAATCATTTGAACTAAAATAA
- a CDS encoding serine/threonine-protein kinase, which translates to MGEMTLAFIEEQYKELDNLNNKENPAVLTRNTSTGELFVRKIIPSSFAPVIEQLKNLSSKYLPKIEVMIPKGNQLIVYEEYINGKNLADLMKTNAPFDTDEVTRLMLMLSDALTELHANAIIHRDIKPSNIMISSDGVLKLIDFDASRMFEVGKNQDTVNLGTIGYAAPEQYGYSQTDARSDIYSIGVLMLELLLGKNTLPDKEHATSLEKIAMQAGAFDPEQRYQSIQDFRTAVKNDSLGPSYVSELSDFTELDDSPTESAWKTPADEYENDFIPWYKHIPGFRTGTPWKMIVAVFGYMFLIFGLFSPPTEGVKMSHTVNFFSNFFLIVPAFVIFTNLCGIWSKLPLLKSPSPGTRKAGIVIYIIVCVSIYGIYNEIFS; encoded by the coding sequence ATGGGAGAAATGACACTTGCTTTTATAGAAGAACAATATAAAGAATTAGATAATCTCAATAATAAAGAAAACCCTGCTGTGCTAACGAGAAATACATCTACAGGAGAATTATTTGTCCGTAAAATAATTCCAAGCAGTTTTGCCCCTGTGATTGAACAACTTAAAAATTTATCTAGTAAATATTTGCCAAAAATCGAAGTGATGATTCCAAAAGGCAATCAATTAATTGTTTATGAAGAATACATAAATGGGAAAAATTTAGCCGACTTGATGAAAACAAATGCTCCCTTTGATACGGATGAAGTTACGCGACTAATGCTGATGTTGTCTGATGCACTTACAGAATTACATGCAAATGCGATTATTCACCGTGATATTAAGCCTTCTAACATTATGATTTCTAGCGATGGCGTATTGAAATTAATTGATTTTGATGCTTCCCGTATGTTTGAAGTGGGCAAAAATCAAGACACTGTCAACCTCGGCACGATCGGTTATGCTGCCCCTGAACAATACGGTTATTCACAAACAGACGCGCGATCGGACATATACAGTATTGGTGTTCTTATGCTCGAACTTCTATTAGGAAAAAATACTTTACCAGATAAAGAACACGCCACTTCGCTTGAAAAAATTGCGATGCAAGCAGGTGCCTTTGATCCTGAACAGCGTTATCAATCCATTCAAGATTTCAGGACAGCGGTCAAAAACGACTCACTTGGCCCAAGCTATGTCTCTGAATTGTCCGATTTCACTGAGTTAGATGATTCCCCCACCGAATCGGCCTGGAAAACCCCAGCTGACGAATACGAAAATGACTTTATTCCATGGTATAAACATATTCCCGGCTTTAGAACAGGGACACCTTGGAAAATGATTGTCGCTGTATTTGGTTACATGTTCTTGATATTTGGTTTATTCAGCCCACCAACAGAGGGCGTTAAAATGTCTCATACCGTAAATTTTTTCAGTAACTTTTTCTTAATCGTTCCTGCTTTTGTTATTTTTACTAACCTCTGTGGTATTTGGTCCAAATTACCTTTACTTAAATCACCCTCTCCTGGTACAAGAAAAGCGGGTATTGTCATTTATATTATTGTCTGTGTATCTATTTATGGTATTTATAATGAAATCTTTTCCTAG
- a CDS encoding DUF1398 domain-containing protein, which produces MLNEQTILQAATSEKNAGDFPKVVQSFKELGVTKYQFLVEKGVYLFWDEMDNQVESKLNGVSMPISEEISRDKLKDAIKQAQAGKIDFEIFIKLAGLAGVRLWEADLSAMKVTYIDNTGNDLVIEPIPSI; this is translated from the coding sequence ATGTTAAATGAGCAAACGATTTTACAAGCAGCAACAAGTGAAAAAAACGCCGGTGATTTTCCTAAAGTAGTTCAAAGTTTTAAAGAATTAGGCGTAACTAAATATCAGTTTTTAGTCGAAAAAGGCGTTTATTTATTTTGGGATGAAATGGATAATCAAGTAGAATCCAAGTTGAATGGTGTTTCTATGCCAATCTCCGAAGAAATTTCACGCGACAAACTGAAAGATGCAATTAAACAAGCACAAGCGGGGAAAATAGATTTTGAAATATTTATTAAACTAGCTGGGCTAGCAGGTGTCAGACTGTGGGAAGCTGATTTATCTGCAATGAAAGTAACCTATATAGATAATACGGGGAATGATTTGGTCATTGAACCGATTCCGAGTATTTAA
- a CDS encoding sulfite exporter TauE/SafE family protein: MDIITYFLIALSTSVVGSFLGIGGGVILLPILLLMGVSQGTAAFSSALTVFTMAIFTCSIYYKRKQGNVGLALKIAVTSIPTTFIGAMVNQMLPEAVYRFLYGALIVVLLGIMIWKKKRNNEKPHFLSEYRIIPYVFGVIIGFLAGLFGIGGGPIVIPILLLIFMLNQKTASATSSYVTLLTSLASIGSYAIIGGSDFSIGIYMIPGAIIGALIGTRLNKLLDEKWIAILFNVLLIALFALNLIKI, encoded by the coding sequence ATGGATATAATTACGTACTTTCTAATTGCACTAAGTACAAGTGTTGTAGGAAGTTTTTTAGGAATAGGTGGAGGAGTTATCCTTTTGCCAATTCTACTCTTGATGGGTGTTTCACAAGGAACAGCAGCATTTAGTTCGGCTCTAACTGTGTTCACGATGGCGATTTTTACGTGTAGTATTTATTATAAGAGAAAGCAAGGGAATGTAGGCTTGGCACTGAAAATTGCCGTAACTAGTATTCCAACAACTTTTATTGGCGCAATGGTGAATCAAATGTTGCCTGAAGCAGTCTATCGTTTTCTGTACGGAGCATTAATTGTTGTTTTACTAGGGATAATGATTTGGAAAAAGAAACGGAACAATGAAAAACCACATTTTTTAAGTGAATATCGCATAATACCATATGTATTCGGTGTAATTATTGGATTTTTAGCGGGCTTATTTGGCATCGGTGGCGGGCCAATTGTCATACCAATTTTGCTATTAATTTTCATGTTGAACCAAAAAACAGCATCCGCGACATCAAGTTATGTGACATTACTAACATCACTTGCAAGTATCGGCTCCTATGCAATCATTGGTGGAAGTGATTTTTCGATTGGGATTTACATGATACCAGGGGCAATCATCGGAGCGCTCATTGGCACAAGATTAAATAAACTCCTAGATGAAAAATGGATTGCAATATTATTTAATGTTTTACTTATTGCCCTTTTTGCTTTAAATTTAATTAAGATTTAA
- a CDS encoding DUF3116 family protein, whose amino-acid sequence MDEPTKAVIYQILSKTEEQNATMDHLVFEMMQFPGAAAFTKNELLFGIYWLETYHYIFRMSENQTTRYYRTEKGHEKLAELELLKNKS is encoded by the coding sequence ATGGACGAACCAACCAAAGCGGTGATCTATCAAATTTTATCTAAAACAGAAGAACAAAATGCGACGATGGATCATCTGGTTTTCGAAATGATGCAATTCCCTGGTGCCGCAGCGTTCACTAAAAATGAATTGCTGTTTGGCATATACTGGCTAGAAACGTATCATTATATTTTTCGAATGAGTGAAAATCAAACGACAAGATATTACCGAACGGAAAAAGGGCATGAAAAATTGGCGGAGTTAGAGCTTTTGAAAAACAAAAGTTAA
- a CDS encoding GNAT family N-acetyltransferase, whose product MTAFDLEDFLTTAITDYAKEKVEAGTWDEEESLAKSQDSFNKLLYDGITTPNEYLYSIISGEKIGYIWFHVDETRSGKHAFIYDFVIFEAFRGKGFGTKTLAALDVLAKEMQITKIGLHVFAHNQTAIGLYNKVGFQNTDITMAKYL is encoded by the coding sequence ATGACTGCTTTTGATTTAGAAGATTTTTTAACTACCGCCATTACAGATTACGCCAAAGAAAAAGTAGAGGCTGGTACATGGGACGAAGAAGAATCTTTAGCAAAATCCCAAGATTCCTTCAACAAATTGCTATATGACGGAATTACTACACCAAACGAATATCTCTACAGTATCATCTCAGGTGAAAAAATCGGTTATATCTGGTTCCATGTGGACGAAACCCGCTCCGGCAAACACGCTTTCATTTATGATTTTGTGATTTTCGAAGCATTCCGAGGTAAAGGATTTGGAACAAAAACATTAGCAGCATTAGATGTACTTGCGAAAGAAATGCAGATTACTAAAATCGGGCTACATGTATTTGCACATAATCAAACAGCTATTGGCTTATATAATAAAGTTGGTTTTCAAAACACTGATATTACAATGGCTAAATATTTATAA